In a single window of the Nicotiana tomentosiformis chromosome 10, ASM39032v3, whole genome shotgun sequence genome:
- the LOC104119642 gene encoding sodium/calcium exchanger NCL1-like → MASFSFFFITILIFVFPIIEGRILKLEGSESSRLISDGVEHFKNQSEYLSPGSSKALITSGDECKHIYGFFPCVENIGGYIFMIVIFQYLLILGEKVQSIGSNRLFSILDTGIFGASIFPALITWPRIVMAFVSGLLVSREQAQVSVSSALGSNVGSSVLNLTVLWGICVILGRQNISGNSNTQSADSSSSTLKMKDLKRTGIITNDLTGYIAGVMFLSLAPFIIMLFVDIISSSVGKRITVLVALIVSVTLLLSYFAYQMWNPLIQEKCLEYIKHENLVKVFVEHIQRQARGNLFKGGRPDINALKGLFIKADKDRSNSITLTELEELVNQLESGKVKVDSNFALSTLSRIFDKNGDERINEEEFIEGCKKLIQESKGDSTSIKKHFDEVVKAYTEGQQKEIVKIQELMPRVLTQIQNQAIESEGLLKDDGSPNIEAIKRLFQKLDDDQNSYLTPSELEKLTENVKIREVHLDHQGSIEEIIKDFDQNKDNKIDENEFLDGVKYWLRNAKRTTEELQDKMIWGEVDKFLDEAKREKHKRFDYSLVLKGAFCKSVLQVILGTAILTLCADPLMDNIIRLANAIGTPSFFLSFVIVPLAINARTAITAITLLSSTSQQSSTTSSLTFSEIYVRVILNNIMGMSTVLFVLYAKDLTWEYSVEVLTSMVVCAVTGLFAFVRTTYPLWTCIIAFLLYPISLVLLYLFH, encoded by the exons ATGGCtagcttttctttcttctttattacAATCTTGATCTTTGTTTTTCCCATTATTGAAGGGCGTATTCTGAAACTTGAAGGTTCAGAAAGTAGTAGATTGATCTCAGATGGAGTTGAACACTTCAAGAATCaatcagaatatctaagcccagGCAGCTCAAAGGCACTTATAACTTCAGGGGATGAATGTAAACATATATATGGTTTCTTTCCATGTGTAGAAAATATTGGAGGGTACATTTTCATGATTGTCATATTTCAGTACTTGCTAATTCTTGGTGAGAAAGTACAGTCCATAGGAAGCAACAGGCTCTTTAGTATTCTTGACACTGGAATTTTTGGTGCGAGTATCTTTCCAGCCCTTATAACTTGGCCAAGAATTGTTATGGCGTTTG TATCTGGACTACTGGTTAGCAGAGAGCAAGCTCAAGTATCGGTATCTTCTGCACTTGGTTCGAATGTTGGTTCCAGTGTCTTGAATCTTACTGTGCTCTGGGGCATATGTGTCATACTTGGGAGACAAAACATCTCAGGAAATTCAAATACACAAAGTGCAGACTCATCTTCTTCTACTTTGAAAATGAAAGACTTAAAGC GTACTGGAATCATAACAAATGATCTAACTGGTTATATAGCTGGAGTCATGTTTCTCTCCCTTGCACCATTCATAATAATGCTATTCGTCGATATCATTAGTTCATCAGTAGGAAAGCGCATTACCGTTCTTGTTGCTCTCATAGTATCAGTCACATTGTTGCTGTCATATTTCGCATATCAG ATGTGGAATCCATTGATTCAAGAAAAGTGTTTAGAATACATAAAACACGAAAACCTGGTGAAAGTGTTTGTGGAGCATATCCAAAGGCAGGCAAGAGGAAATCTCTTTAAAGGTGGACGTCCTGACATTAACGCGCTCAAAGG ATTATTTATCAAAGCCGATAAAGATAGGAGCAACTCCATAACACTCACTGAACTAGAAGAACTGGTAAACCAGCTTGAATCAGGAAAGGTTAAAGTGGACAGTAACTTTGCCCTGTCAACACTGTCAAGGATATTCGACAAAAATGGAGATGAAAGGATAAATGAGGAAGAGTTCATTGAGGGATGCAAGAAATTGATACAGGAATCCAAGGGCGATTCCACCTCCATCAAGAAACATTTTGATGAG GTAGTTAAGGCGTACACTGAGGGACAACAAAAAGAAATAGTTAAGATTCAGGAGCTCATGCCAAGAGTTCTCACACAAATACAGAACCAGGCAATTGAATCCGAAGGCCTTTTAAAAGATGACGGTAGCCCCAACATAGAAGCTATTAAAAG GCTCTTCCAAAAGTTAGATGATGATCAAAACAGTTACTTAACACCTTCAGAACTGGAGAAACTAACGGAAAATGTCAAAATCAGAGAAGTACATCTAGATCACCAAGGCTCTATCGAGGAAATCATCAAGGATTTTGATCAAAATAAAGATAACAAGATAGACGAAAATGAGTTTCTCGATGGTGTGAAATATTGGCTTCGTAATGCCAAGAGGACTACCGAAGAACTTCAGGATAAA ATGATATGGGGAGAAGTCGACAAGTTCTTGGATGAGGCTAAAAGAGAAAAACATAAACGTTTCGACTACTCTTTGGTGTTGAAAGGAGCATTCTGCAAGTCTGTGCTGCAAGTGATTTTGGGCACTGCTATATTAACATTGTGTGCTGATCCACTCATGGATAATATTATACGACTCGCAAATGCAATTGGCACGCCTTCTTTCTTCCTATCATTTGTCATAGTACCTCTGGCTATCAATGCAAGAACTGCAATAACAGCAATAACTTTATTATCTTCAACAAGCCAGCAGAGTTCCACAACTTCTTCTTTGACATTTTCCGAG ATCTATGTCCGAGTAATCTTGAACAACATTATGGGGATGTCAACAGTGTTATTTGTGTTGTATGCAAAAGACTTAACATGGGAGTATTCAGTTGAAGTGTTGACATCTATGGTGGTTTGTGCTGTAACCGGCCTTTTTGCATTTGTCCGCACAACCTATCCACTTTGGACTTGTATCATAGCTTTCCTACTTTATCCTATCTCACTTGTACTGCTTTATCTCTTCCATTAA